One genomic window of Arachis hypogaea cultivar Tifrunner chromosome 8, arahy.Tifrunner.gnm2.J5K5, whole genome shotgun sequence includes the following:
- the LOC112705513 gene encoding uncharacterized protein isoform X1 gives MAPVGPRRGRDDVDGKQKKTVKETSTVHRPTSKASVGAKRGRDDGDGKPKKTVKENSTVHRPPDEKLTDEQIHEYYRQFFRSQGFIVPDYGGRLCGGVGPYSMTDKYRQKLVKDMIQKSLRIYNRKNKVNFEFDKLVSVNACAVAGLMFYITFNARCGDDAPQTFYSKVWKTFNDYIKVQFCVIGNAQDAGTSQA, from the exons ATGGCTCCTGTCGGACCTAGAAGAGGTAGGGATGATGTGGATGGTAAACAGAAGAAAACGGTGAAAGAAACTTCTACTGTACACCGTCCGACTAGTAAGGCTTCTGTCGGAGCTAAAAGAGGTAGGGATGATGGGGATGGTAAACCGAAGAAAACGGTGAAAGAAAATTCTACTGTACACCGTCCGCCTGATGAGAAACTCACTGATGAACAAATTCATGAATATTATAGACAGTTCTTCCGCAGTCAG GGATTCATTGTTCCTGACTATGGAGGTAGATTGTGTGGCGGAGTTGGACCCTATTCGATGACTGATAAGTATAGGCAGAAACTTGTGAAGGATATGATTCAGAAAAGCTTGCGAATCTACAATCGCAAAAAT AAGGTGAATTTTGAGTTTGATAAGCTTGTCAGCGTTAATGCTTGTGCTGTTGCTGGCCTTATGTTTTACATTACTTTCAATGCACGCTGTGGTGATGATGCACCTCAAACCTTTTACAGCAAAGTATGGAAAACATTCAATGATTATATCAAAGTCCAGTTCTGTGTGATTGGTAATGCGCAG
- the LOC112705513 gene encoding uncharacterized protein isoform X2: MAPVGPRRGRDDVDGKQKKTVKETSTVHRPTSKASVGAKRGRDDGDGKPKKTVKENSTVHRPPDEKLTDEQIHEYYRQFFRSQGFIVPDYGGRLCGGVGPYSMTDKYRQKLVKDMIQKSLRIYNRKNVNFEFDKLVSVNACAVAGLMFYITFNARCGDDAPQTFYSKVWKTFNDYIKVQFCVIGNAQDAGTSQA, from the exons ATGGCTCCTGTCGGACCTAGAAGAGGTAGGGATGATGTGGATGGTAAACAGAAGAAAACGGTGAAAGAAACTTCTACTGTACACCGTCCGACTAGTAAGGCTTCTGTCGGAGCTAAAAGAGGTAGGGATGATGGGGATGGTAAACCGAAGAAAACGGTGAAAGAAAATTCTACTGTACACCGTCCGCCTGATGAGAAACTCACTGATGAACAAATTCATGAATATTATAGACAGTTCTTCCGCAGTCAG GGATTCATTGTTCCTGACTATGGAGGTAGATTGTGTGGCGGAGTTGGACCCTATTCGATGACTGATAAGTATAGGCAGAAACTTGTGAAGGATATGATTCAGAAAAGCTTGCGAATCTACAATCGCAAAAAT GTGAATTTTGAGTTTGATAAGCTTGTCAGCGTTAATGCTTGTGCTGTTGCTGGCCTTATGTTTTACATTACTTTCAATGCACGCTGTGGTGATGATGCACCTCAAACCTTTTACAGCAAAGTATGGAAAACATTCAATGATTATATCAAAGTCCAGTTCTGTGTGATTGGTAATGCGCAG